Proteins from a genomic interval of Quercus robur chromosome 9, dhQueRobu3.1, whole genome shotgun sequence:
- the LOC126701051 gene encoding uncharacterized protein LOC126701051: protein MDSIDSYKQLTQAFDSHFITNSRVPRPLSSLLSLSMRKGETLKAYSDRYWEIYNKMDGYFDDVTISTFKSGLPTKHGLRKSLTGKPVTSIRQLMDRIDKYKRVEEDQLQEKGKEKIIPQKRNDFRSERYNNNHPMRDFVGHSGSTNTQTVNAVFREPVHQVLEKVKNEPFFKWPNKMAGDSTKCNLYC from the coding sequence ATGGACTCCATAGattcctacaagcagctcacccAAGCCTTTGACTCTCATTTCATTACGAAcagcagggttcctcggcctcTAAGTTCGTTGTTGTCATTATCCATGCGTAAGGGAGAAACTCTAAAAGCATACTCAGACAGATATTGGGAAATTTACAATAAGATGGACGGCTACTTTGACGACGTCACCATCAGCACtttcaaaagcggtctcccaACTAAGCACGGCTTAAGAAAATCCTTGACTGGCAAGCCTGTCACCAGCATTCGTCAACTTATGGACCGGATTGACAAATACAAAAGAGTGGAAGAGGACCAACTGCAAGAGAAAGGGAAGGAAAAGATCATCCCTCAAAAGAGGAATGATTTCAGGTCGGAACGATACAACAATAACCATCCGATGAGAGATTTCGTAGGGCACTCAGGATCAACCAACACGCAGACGGTTAACGCTGTATTCAGAGAACCGGTACACCAAGTTTTAGAGAAAGTCAAGAATGAGCCATTTTTCAAATGGCCGAATAAGATGGCTGGAGACTCCACAAAGTGCAACCTGTATTGTTAG
- the LOC126701052 gene encoding uncharacterized protein LOC126701052, whose product MSVAQLSIEDNNRESKKARKGASLVLGFSDEDKIGTIQPHDDALVVTLRIGGFDVKRVLVDQGSAVEVMYPDLYKGLNLKSEDLTAYDSPLVSFEGKIVTPRGQIKLPIQTGSDMVEVDFIVVDAYSPYTAIVARPWLHALGAVSSTLHQKVKYPSKGRVEEIVGNQTMARQCMVAAISRQPKKFFQVGSKLPPQEKEELIGFFRENVEVFAWDAYVAPGIDPSFICHHLNVNPSVIPKNQPPRCQSKEHANAVRDEVTKLKKAGAIKEVFYPEWLANTVVVKKKSGKWRICVDFTDLNKACPKDPFPMPWIDQSMDATVGHPRMSFFDAFQGYHQIPLAPGDQEKMAFVTPIGNYHYKVMPFGLKNAGSTY is encoded by the exons ATGTCTGTGGCTCAGCTCTCCATCGAGGACAACAATCGAGAGTCCAAAAAAGCCAGGAAAGGGGCCTCGCTTGTGTTGGGATTCTCGGACGAAGATAAGATCGGAACCATCCAACCCCACGACGACGCTCTAGTAGTTACACTCAGGATCGGGGGGTTTGATGTGAAGAGAGTACTGGTAGATCAGGGTAGTGCtgtggaagtaatgtaccccgacctatacaaggggctgaatttaAAATCCGAAGACCTAACGGCGTACGATTCCCCTTTAGTAAGTTTCGAGGGGAAGATCGTTACTCCAAGGGGCCAGATCAAACTGCCCATACAAACCGGTTCAGACATGGTGGAGGTAGATTTCATTGTGGTCGATGCCTATTCACCttacacagctattgtggcgcgaccttggcttcatgccctaGGGGCTGTCTCTTCTACACTTCACCAGAAGGTGAAATACCCTTCAAAAGGCCGGGTTGAAGAGATTGTGGGAAATCAAACCATGGCCAGACAATGCATGGTGGCTGCCATCTCACGCCAACCCA AGAAGTTCTTTCAAGTCGGCTCAAAACTACCTccccaagagaaagaagaactgATTGGGTTTTTCAGAGAAAATGTGGAAGTGTTTGCGTGGGACGCCTACGTGGCCCCAGGGATTGATCCGAGCTTCATCTGCCACCACCTAAACGTTAACCCATCCGTCATTCCCAAAAACCAACCACCCCGATGCCAGTCAAAAGAGCATGCCAACGCTGTTAGGGATGAAGTAACGAAGCTCaaaaaagcaggggctatcaaagaggtcttctACCCTGAGTGGTTAGCTAATACTgtagtggtaaagaagaagagtgggaaaTGGCGAATTTGCGTAgatttcacagacttgaacaaggcgtgcccaaaaGACCCGTTTCCAATGCCTTGGATAGACCAATCAATGGATGCAACTGTAGGCcatcctcgaatgagcttcttTGATGCATTTCAAGGctatcatcaaataccactagccCCGGGTGATCAGGAAAAAATGGCATTCGTGACTCCTATTGGGAATTaccactacaaagtgatgccctttggtttgaagaacGCAGGGTCTACCTACtag